Proteins co-encoded in one Haloarcula pelagica genomic window:
- a CDS encoding zinc ribbon domain-containing protein: MRTDPRCPHCNEKVSATASWCMHCGQDFDEPREAGSGELTEALARGDGNAIADQLVASEYGPGAVGVAIAAVALVTLPIVSPPGLTFFYLAAVVAIGYLSAQRPTVADALARGAQLLALAPFLLWLLSALLYAVPPITALLGPIVYAALVLLVVRRIDPSLAG, translated from the coding sequence ATGCGAACTGATCCCCGCTGTCCCCACTGCAACGAGAAGGTCAGCGCCACGGCCTCCTGGTGTATGCACTGCGGACAGGACTTCGACGAGCCCAGGGAGGCGGGTAGTGGCGAACTCACGGAGGCGCTGGCACGCGGGGACGGGAACGCCATCGCCGATCAACTCGTCGCCAGCGAGTACGGGCCGGGCGCCGTCGGCGTGGCGATCGCCGCGGTGGCGCTGGTCACGCTTCCGATCGTCTCCCCGCCGGGACTGACGTTCTTCTATCTCGCGGCCGTCGTCGCGATCGGCTACCTGAGCGCCCAGCGACCGACCGTCGCCGACGCGCTCGCCCGCGGCGCGCAACTGCTCGCGCTCGCACCGTTCCTGCTGTGGCTGCTCTCGGCGCTGTTGTACGCGGTCCCGCCGATCACCGCCCTGCTCGGGCCGATCGTCTACGCCGCGCTCGTGCTCCTCGTCGTGCGCCGGATCGACCCCTCGCTGGCCGGGTGA